A stretch of Geomonas oryzisoli DNA encodes these proteins:
- a CDS encoding addiction module antidote protein yields MPEKIVIADLPEFDLAAQLKSEADIAAYITMVIEEGDAAELAHALGVAARARGMAEIAQAAGLTREALYKALRPGAHPRFDTISRVCSALGVRLVAQPRH; encoded by the coding sequence ATGCCTGAAAAAATCGTTATAGCCGACCTACCTGAATTCGATCTTGCTGCGCAGCTTAAAAGCGAGGCCGACATTGCCGCGTATATCACCATGGTGATCGAAGAAGGTGATGCGGCAGAGTTGGCCCATGCCTTAGGAGTGGCCGCCCGAGCGCGCGGCATGGCTGAAATTGCTCAAGCTGCGGGGCTAACTCGGGAAGCCCTTTACAAAGCCTTGCGTCCCGGAGCTCATCCACGTTTTGACACGATCAGCAGAGTCTGTTCCGCCCTCGGAGTCCGCTTGGTCGCACAGCCTCGCCATTAG
- a CDS encoding glutaredoxin domain-containing protein yields MFAVLLAFPLVIHAEMYKWIDDTGAVTFKDTPPPASKKKKKVKTYTDADFDPAPTLQPAAKTPPRKTASVASEKQALPKQQFNGTVELYVTSWCGYCKKARAYLNSKGIPYVEYDIEKDAAAERRHKELGGQGVPLIVIGSNKISGFSAQAIDHYLENAK; encoded by the coding sequence ATGTTTGCAGTGTTGCTTGCGTTCCCTCTCGTCATTCATGCGGAGATGTACAAATGGATAGACGATACCGGCGCCGTAACGTTTAAGGACACTCCCCCGCCGGCATCGAAAAAGAAGAAAAAAGTCAAAACTTACACCGACGCAGATTTCGACCCTGCGCCAACTCTACAGCCTGCTGCTAAGACCCCACCGCGCAAGACCGCTTCCGTCGCTTCGGAAAAGCAGGCACTGCCAAAGCAGCAGTTCAACGGCACGGTCGAATTGTACGTCACCTCATGGTGCGGTTACTGCAAAAAGGCCCGTGCCTACCTCAACAGCAAGGGAATTCCTTACGTCGAGTATGATATCGAGAAAGACGCCGCCGCTGAGCGGCGACACAAGGAGTTGGGAGGCCAAGGCGTGCCGCTCATCGTTATTGGCTCCAACAAGATCTCGGGCTTTTCCGCGCAGGCGATAGACCACTATCTTGAGAATGCAAAGTGA
- a CDS encoding DUF4431 domain-containing protein codes for MSVLILLTGTVFAKDTYHYEPAIAELTGKLIEKVYYGPPGYGENPKTDSKEHATVLRLTSPIKVIADKKDEINETKNNIKELQVINIKRLPLSIYLKKNVRISGRLSSAITGHHHTDVLVEIDSIALQ; via the coding sequence ATGTCCGTTCTGATCCTGCTCACGGGGACTGTCTTCGCGAAAGACACTTACCACTATGAACCAGCAATAGCCGAACTCACGGGCAAATTGATAGAAAAGGTTTACTATGGCCCGCCCGGCTACGGCGAGAACCCCAAAACTGATTCCAAGGAACACGCAACCGTTCTGAGACTCACAAGTCCAATTAAAGTAATAGCTGATAAAAAAGATGAAATCAACGAGACAAAAAACAACATTAAAGAACTGCAAGTAATCAATATCAAAAGACTCCCACTCTCAATATACCTAAAGAAGAATGTCAGGATAAGTGGCAGACTGTCCTCTGCAATTACTGGTCACCATCACACTGACGTACTAGTGGAGATAGACTCGATAGCGCTGCAGTAG